One genomic segment of Candidatus Edwardsbacteria bacterium includes these proteins:
- the dacB gene encoding D-alanyl-D-alanine carboxypeptidase/D-alanyl-D-alanine-endopeptidase, whose protein sequence is MLKRISYISILILTGALCVSSAWGAKTSAKKTTKKKSTSVFYLPKPTGDVQEDLDKLLSKKLNRVGRWGVAVLSLDDGLLIYQHNSNTRFIPASNTKLFTTAAALEKLGPEYSYQTEIYACGPIDSAGVLNGDLLIKGSGDPTINEIATMEDWADNIKAMGITEVSGDIIGDKGDFLPEKLVSIIPRSANKLVRPKKRLAWRISGLSFRENVVVVTLKGGRIGKPVTVITDPPMSINIKNLSRTIAGSYSTVKKKIKNKDGTYTTKSRRVYNNGKAYASFNGATLKITGKLAAGASKKITVIAKDPESHFARIFAELLKQRDIAINGNIRASQEHPPVRENNTSLLYVHYSEPLSEIIKVINKKSHNLYAESLLQTIGAEVDGEGSRKNGSSAERNIISQMGLGEVDLFDGCGLSRQNEVSPLQMVNLLKYMHEQPYWDVFYKSLAIGGIDGTLSGRFSQPDFCGRVYAKTGSIGGVSALSGYLTAKNGKMFAFSIMVNNTYRSKLARRIEDYICKLLIDNLS, encoded by the coding sequence ATGCTAAAAAGAATTTCATATATATCCATCCTTATTTTAACCGGGGCTTTATGTGTATCCAGTGCTTGGGGGGCGAAGACCAGCGCCAAAAAGACCACCAAGAAAAAATCCACCAGCGTCTTTTACCTTCCCAAGCCCACCGGAGATGTTCAGGAGGATCTGGATAAGTTATTAAGCAAAAAACTCAACCGGGTCGGCCGCTGGGGGGTGGCGGTGTTGTCGCTGGACGACGGTTTGCTTATCTATCAGCATAATTCCAATACACGGTTCATCCCGGCATCCAACACCAAGCTGTTCACTACGGCTGCCGCCCTGGAAAAGCTGGGCCCGGAGTACAGCTATCAGACCGAAATATATGCCTGCGGGCCGATAGACTCGGCCGGAGTGCTGAACGGCGATCTGCTTATCAAGGGATCCGGCGATCCCACCATCAACGAAATTGCCACCATGGAGGATTGGGCGGATAATATCAAGGCCATGGGCATTACCGAAGTATCGGGCGATATTATTGGCGACAAGGGCGATTTCCTTCCCGAGAAGCTGGTGTCCATAATCCCCCGCTCAGCCAACAAGCTGGTCCGTCCCAAGAAACGCCTGGCCTGGAGGATTTCGGGCCTGTCTTTCAGGGAGAATGTGGTGGTGGTTACCCTGAAAGGTGGAAGGATAGGCAAACCGGTGACGGTCATCACTGATCCCCCGATGTCGATCAATATCAAGAACCTCAGCCGGACCATCGCCGGCAGCTACAGCACAGTCAAGAAAAAGATAAAGAACAAGGACGGGACCTACACCACCAAAAGCCGTCGGGTCTATAACAACGGCAAGGCCTATGCTTCCTTCAACGGGGCTACCTTGAAAATAACCGGCAAGCTGGCCGCCGGGGCATCTAAAAAAATTACCGTCATCGCCAAGGATCCGGAGAGCCATTTCGCCAGGATCTTCGCCGAACTTTTAAAGCAGCGGGATATAGCGATCAACGGCAATATCAGGGCCAGCCAGGAGCACCCCCCGGTCCGCGAAAACAACACCTCGCTGTTGTACGTTCATTATTCCGAGCCCCTTTCAGAGATTATAAAGGTCATCAATAAAAAGAGCCATAATCTCTACGCCGAATCGCTGCTACAGACCATCGGGGCCGAGGTGGACGGCGAGGGCAGCCGGAAGAATGGCTCCTCGGCCGAGCGGAATATCATAAGTCAGATGGGCCTGGGGGAGGTGGACCTGTTCGACGGCTGCGGGTTGTCCCGGCAGAATGAAGTATCGCCATTGCAGATGGTCAACCTTCTCAAATATATGCACGAACAGCCATACTGGGACGTATTTTACAAATCGCTGGCCATCGGCGGCATAGACGGCACCCTGTCGGGAAGGTTCTCACAGCCGGATTTCTGCGGGAGGGTTTACGCGAAGACCGGCTCCATCGGGGGAGTCTCGGCGCTATCCGGCTACCTGACCGCCAAGAACGGCAAGATGTTCGCCTTCTCCATAATGGTGAATAACACCTACCGCTCAAAGCTGGCCAGGCGGAT
- a CDS encoding HNH endonuclease has translation MGRQVLVLNQNYEPLLVCNARRALVLLFLGKAEVVENSSHFAASIRRRFILPSVVRLGSFIRKPRLEVKLSKQNILRRDRHVCQYCGTSQGPLTIDHLVPKSLGGDDTWDNLVCACTVCNNKKANRSLKQSRMTLIKKPRRPHYFSFIQYSIHNPDDNWKPYLFLGKP, from the coding sequence CTGGGGCGCCAGGTGCTGGTGCTCAATCAGAATTATGAACCGTTGCTGGTCTGCAATGCCAGACGGGCCTTGGTTCTGTTGTTCCTGGGAAAAGCCGAGGTGGTGGAGAACAGCTCTCACTTTGCCGCCAGCATCCGCCGGAGATTCATACTGCCCAGCGTCGTCCGGCTGGGCAGTTTCATCCGCAAACCGCGCCTGGAGGTCAAACTTTCCAAGCAGAATATCCTAAGGAGGGATCGCCACGTCTGCCAGTACTGCGGCACCAGCCAGGGGCCGCTTACCATCGACCACCTGGTGCCCAAGAGCCTGGGGGGAGATGACACCTGGGATAATTTGGTGTGTGCCTGCACGGTATGCAACAATAAAAAGGCCAATCGCAGCCTGAAGCAATCCAGGATGACCCTGATCAAAAAACCTCGCCGGCCCCATTACTTCTCCTTCATCCAGTATTCGATACATAATCCTGACGATAACTGGAAACCCTATCTGTTTTTGGGAAAACCCTGA